The following proteins are encoded in a genomic region of Flammeovirga pectinis:
- a CDS encoding helix-turn-helix domain-containing protein: MRNLNFRQRVLIETCVKQNYSFAFIGRLIGVASSTISREIKRNTAVDEKYCAHLAHRLAYARKIVAGSQRKSRYVFFYRKKKYVLYADRREIVWYSDSKTQRKEYPDSIPYRWVKRRFKPVKFYQERLGLRPMFHFKDFWHLLDELLAHNQRKIAFNKRTQISINQSITTPSSSTFEIVSTKEIKKVA, encoded by the coding sequence ATGAGAAACCTTAATTTCAGACAACGTGTTTTAATAGAAACCTGTGTAAAACAAAATTACTCCTTTGCTTTTATTGGCCGTTTAATTGGCGTTGCTTCATCTACAATATCTCGTGAGATAAAACGTAATACAGCCGTTGATGAAAAATATTGTGCTCATTTAGCCCATAGGCTAGCCTATGCTAGAAAAATTGTAGCAGGCAGCCAAAGAAAAAGCCGTTATGTATTTTTTTATAGGAAAAAGAAATACGTTTTGTACGCAGACCGCAGAGAAATAGTTTGGTATAGTGATTCTAAAACACAAAGAAAAGAGTATCCAGATAGTATACCTTACAGATGGGTAAAAAGGCGGTTTAAACCCGTAAAATTCTACCAAGAAAGATTAGGTTTACGTCCTATGTTTCATTTCAAAGATTTCTGGCACCTACTTGATGAACTCTTAGCACACAATCAGCGTAAAATTGCTTTTAATAAGAGAACTCAAATTTCTATTAACCAATCAATCACAACACCATCTTCTTCAACTTTCGAAATAGTTTCTACAAAAGAAATCAAGAAGGTCGCCTAG
- a CDS encoding alpha/beta hydrolase-fold protein: MMKKIIYTILITFCTSIIFGQNIAKVENVKIQSQALNQEREILIYTPVGYDWRVNEYFNVIYVFDCQSREFFDYTSSMISFLTDNAKSFIIVGITSPYNEKLDYARNNDLLPVLETKKSINRYGKYSGNADNFFDFVGTEVIPYVDSTYRTLNKRVSIGHSLSASFVLYSFTKNPDLFDNYIAISPNLAYDNDKLANQIVNFDYSKINRPIFLYLSNANEGIDYWQEWKPARDKVYSFFNYTLENKNIKVKIGEFPENNHWNTFPPSLSKSLEFYFKEIYNIQEKQLSKKEYDVTIKVKVLNKKESIYITGNQDNLGNWNPKEIKMNKISDLEREVKIKLKSPAQFKFTRGNWDTEAEVIGTYGNITIKPEKQSKFEFEIENYFDK; encoded by the coding sequence ATGATGAAAAAAATAATTTATACAATTCTAATAACTTTTTGTACAAGTATAATATTCGGACAAAATATTGCCAAAGTTGAAAATGTAAAAATACAATCACAAGCATTAAATCAAGAAAGAGAAATTCTAATTTATACTCCAGTCGGTTATGATTGGAGGGTTAATGAATATTTTAATGTGATTTATGTTTTTGATTGTCAAAGCAGAGAGTTTTTTGATTATACAAGCTCTATGATTTCCTTTTTGACTGATAATGCAAAATCTTTTATTATTGTTGGAATAACTTCACCATATAATGAGAAACTTGATTACGCAAGAAATAATGATTTATTACCTGTTTTAGAAACAAAAAAATCAATCAACAGGTATGGAAAATATTCAGGGAATGCTGATAATTTCTTTGATTTTGTAGGTACAGAAGTAATACCTTATGTTGATTCAACCTATAGAACATTAAACAAGAGAGTATCAATTGGTCACTCATTAAGTGCTTCATTTGTTTTGTATTCATTCACCAAAAATCCAGATTTGTTTGACAATTATATTGCAATTTCGCCTAACCTTGCCTATGACAATGATAAATTAGCCAATCAAATAGTTAATTTCGACTATTCAAAAATAAATAGACCAATATTCCTATATCTAAGTAACGCCAATGAAGGAATAGATTATTGGCAAGAATGGAAACCAGCTAGAGACAAAGTGTATTCTTTTTTCAATTATACATTAGAGAACAAGAATATTAAGGTTAAAATCGGAGAATTTCCAGAAAATAATCATTGGAATACATTTCCCCCGAGCTTAAGTAAATCATTGGAGTTTTACTTTAAAGAAATATACAACATACAAGAGAAACAATTAAGTAAAAAAGAGTATGATGTAACAATAAAAGTTAAAGTCCTTAACAAAAAGGAATCAATTTATATAACAGGAAATCAAGACAATTTAGGGAATTGGAATCCAAAGGAAATCAAAATGAATAAAATTTCTGATTTAGAAAGAGAAGTAAAAATAAAACTAAAGAGTCCAGCTCAATTTAAATTTACAAGAGGAAATTGGGATACAGAAGCTGAAGTGATTGGAACTTATGGGAATATTACAATAAAACCTGAAAAACAATCAAAATTTGAGTTTGAAATTGAAAATTATTTTGATAAATGA
- a CDS encoding ApaLI family restriction endonuclease, with amino-acid sequence MIKIERLKKAELVSYCEEIGINTSGKSKDILIEEAVEYGNNEINKAIKNGNGLSLLTKKIEALAEDYSSNLDIKIQGRKEEMKADDNSHYLIYRVLGISQEEGRLIDEYQNTGRFLYKYAGSFLEEAATICLKFNNTSGSKTLVKNNQGTRPKTFEIDFLDNNDAIEIKWRDATTDGDHITKEHTRVKAIESYGYTPIRVMFYYPQREQAKKIQETLKTIYDGVNGKYFAGDDAWNFIAEHSGYDLKKILVDIANKRTPIDE; translated from the coding sequence ATGATCAAAATAGAACGATTAAAAAAAGCAGAACTAGTAAGCTACTGCGAAGAAATAGGAATCAATACATCAGGTAAAAGTAAAGATATTTTGATAGAAGAAGCTGTTGAATATGGAAATAATGAAATAAATAAAGCTATTAAAAACGGTAATGGTTTAAGCTTGCTTACTAAAAAGATTGAAGCTCTTGCAGAAGATTATTCCTCTAACCTTGATATTAAGATTCAGGGAAGAAAGGAAGAGATGAAAGCTGATGATAATTCACATTATTTAATCTATAGAGTGCTTGGTATAAGTCAAGAAGAAGGGAGATTGATTGATGAATATCAAAATACAGGTCGTTTTTTGTATAAATATGCAGGTTCATTTCTTGAAGAAGCTGCAACTATATGTCTTAAATTCAATAATACTTCAGGAAGTAAAACCTTAGTAAAAAATAATCAAGGGACTAGACCTAAAACCTTTGAGATAGATTTTCTTGATAATAACGATGCTATCGAAATTAAATGGCGTGATGCAACAACAGATGGAGATCATATAACTAAAGAGCATACGAGAGTTAAAGCAATTGAAAGTTATGGATATACTCCTATTAGAGTAATGTTTTATTATCCTCAAAGAGAACAAGCGAAAAAAATACAAGAAACGCTAAAAACTATCTATGATGGTGTAAATGGTAAGTATTTTGCAGGAGATGATGCTTGGAATTTTATTGCTGAGCATAGTGGGTACGATTTGAAAAAAATACTAGTAGATATTGCAAACAAAAGGACACCAATAGATGAATAA
- a CDS encoding transposase family protein: protein MDKINSLTSLTQTEFDFLLKEFSYQVEMKISNYTLKGKKRAYPKFKESRLSSLYGSSKKLEFILIYLKEHPRQVFFGSYFKISQAKVSEWVNFLLPILIESLRKCFLLPDSNEPFIIPSNLNSILCDVTERQINRSIDYDVQKEFYSGKKKAHTVKNLAFTDESGFIHFISNTYEGSAHDKSIWDDIIVKESSINILVDLGFLGADKEHENVILPYKTSKKVKLSPLQKQINKGISSLRIRVEHAFSGVKRLKVLSQKINLRSSEIHDYLIKIGVGLHNLRIRFRTLIN, encoded by the coding sequence TTGGATAAAATTAATTCATTAACCTCATTAACTCAAACGGAATTTGATTTTTTATTGAAAGAGTTTTCATATCAAGTTGAAATGAAAATTTCTAACTACACATTAAAAGGAAAGAAAAGAGCTTATCCAAAGTTTAAAGAATCTCGTCTTTCAAGTCTTTATGGTAGTTCCAAAAAATTAGAATTCATTCTAATCTATCTAAAAGAACATCCTAGACAGGTGTTTTTTGGTTCCTACTTTAAAATAAGTCAAGCCAAAGTAAGTGAATGGGTTAACTTTCTATTACCAATTCTGATTGAAAGTTTACGTAAATGCTTTTTATTACCCGATTCAAATGAGCCATTTATAATACCTTCAAATTTAAATTCAATACTTTGTGATGTTACTGAAAGGCAAATCAATAGAAGTATAGATTATGATGTTCAAAAGGAGTTTTATAGTGGAAAGAAGAAGGCTCACACTGTTAAAAACCTTGCTTTCACAGATGAAAGTGGTTTCATTCATTTTATCAGTAACACTTATGAAGGAAGTGCCCATGATAAAAGTATATGGGATGATATTATCGTGAAAGAATCCTCTATAAATATACTTGTAGACTTAGGCTTTTTAGGTGCAGATAAAGAACACGAAAATGTAATTCTCCCCTATAAAACATCTAAAAAAGTGAAACTATCACCTCTTCAAAAACAGATTAATAAAGGAATATCCAGTTTAAGAATTAGAGTGGAACATGCTTTTTCAGGTGTGAAACGTCTTAAAGTTTTAAGTCAAAAAATAAACCTTAGGTCTTCCGAAATACATGATTACCTGATAAAAATAGGTGTTGGATTACATAACTTAAGGATTAGATTCAGAACTTTAATAAATTAA
- a CDS encoding DNA-methyltransferase — translation MNKIVKGNCIDILLELDSDSVDLIYFDPPFYTQKKHSLRAKNEKKYEFSDSWDSIDDYLSVIEKCLTECKRVLKSTGSVFLHCDKAASHYIRVVLDKVLGVKNFQSEIIWTYKRWSNSKKGLLNSHQNIYFYSKGKDFKFNQFYTDYSATTNVDQILQDRKRTSTGKSTYKTDENGEVVLGKAKKGVPLSDTWEIPYLNPKAKERVGYPTQKPVLLLKEIIKLCTDKGDLVVDPFCGSGTTCVASKLLERNYIGIDISEDAVQLANDRLEKMIVTDSNLLKKGSSSYIEKSEEDISLLNTIGAIPVQRNSGIDGFLKDHFEGKPVPVKIQNRNETLEDTIEKLEKASRNKKYNLKIVVQTKSENENSRLFEFKTDVKIIKSNKLLIDELRR, via the coding sequence ATGAATAAAATAGTAAAAGGGAATTGCATAGATATTCTTTTAGAATTAGATTCTGATTCTGTAGATTTAATATATTTTGACCCTCCATTTTATACGCAAAAAAAACACTCTTTGCGTGCAAAAAATGAGAAAAAATATGAGTTCTCAGATAGCTGGGATTCAATAGATGATTATTTAAGTGTAATAGAAAAATGTTTAACTGAATGTAAACGTGTTTTAAAGAGCACTGGTTCTGTGTTTTTACATTGTGATAAAGCTGCATCTCATTATATTAGAGTAGTTTTAGATAAGGTATTGGGTGTTAAAAATTTTCAAAGTGAGATAATATGGACTTATAAGCGTTGGTCAAATTCAAAAAAAGGGTTGCTAAATTCACATCAAAATATTTATTTCTATTCTAAAGGTAAAGATTTTAAATTTAATCAGTTTTATACAGATTACTCTGCAACAACAAATGTAGACCAAATTTTACAAGATAGAAAGAGAACAAGTACTGGTAAATCGACCTACAAGACAGATGAGAATGGTGAAGTTGTTTTAGGGAAAGCGAAAAAAGGGGTTCCATTATCGGATACTTGGGAGATTCCATATTTAAACCCCAAAGCAAAGGAGCGTGTAGGCTATCCTACACAAAAACCTGTTCTTCTTTTAAAAGAAATAATTAAGCTATGTACAGATAAAGGGGATTTAGTTGTTGACCCATTTTGTGGAAGTGGAACAACTTGTGTAGCCTCTAAATTACTTGAAAGAAACTATATAGGAATTGATATTTCTGAGGATGCTGTTCAACTTGCTAATGATCGTTTAGAGAAAATGATTGTTACAGATTCTAATTTATTGAAGAAAGGTTCATCTAGTTATATTGAGAAATCAGAGGAAGATATAAGCTTGTTGAATACTATAGGTGCTATTCCTGTTCAAAGAAATTCAGGAATAGATGGATTCTTAAAAGATCATTTTGAGGGTAAACCTGTTCCAGTTAAAATTCAAAACAGAAATGAAACGCTTGAAGATACTATTGAAAAATTAGAAAAAGCATCCAGAAATAAGAAATATAATTTGAAGATAGTTGTACAGACTAAAAGTGAAAATGAAAACTCACGATTGTTTGAATTTAAAACAGATGTGAAAATTATAAAATCAAATAAACTCTTAATCGATGAGTTAAGAAGATAA
- a CDS encoding GLPGLI family protein, which translates to MKGYNCFLATTIYGNYEIEAWFTPEVPVSDGPYLFGGLPGLIVLLNDKNNIHSFSIGEMIEDKTIMLKDKVTGRELFESVGFKKAFKNMKKKRQQLELGYDIEKGNPFLKSSSLPKLEDTSHENIKKLKLKYSLYDNLFFKFYDPKKEL; encoded by the coding sequence ATAAAAGGATATAATTGCTTTCTGGCAACAACAATTTATGGGAATTATGAAATTGAAGCATGGTTTACTCCTGAGGTACCAGTTTCTGATGGTCCTTATTTGTTTGGAGGTCTCCCAGGGTTGATAGTTTTATTGAATGATAAAAATAATATACATTCTTTTAGTATAGGTGAAATGATTGAAGACAAAACAATAATGCTGAAAGATAAAGTGACAGGTAGAGAACTATTTGAATCAGTTGGATTCAAGAAGGCCTTCAAAAATATGAAAAAGAAAAGACAACAATTAGAATTAGGTTATGATATTGAAAAAGGAAACCCTTTTTTAAAATCTTCTAGTTTACCAAAATTAGAAGATACATCTCATGAAAATATTAAAAAGTTAAAATTGAAATACTCTCTTTATGACAACCTCTTTTTTAAATTTTATGACCCGAAAAAAGAACTATAA
- a CDS encoding GLPGLI family protein, whose translation MKYYFTSIFFFFSFCYTSAQEGKKGNAKLLCYYTHSFQPWQNDTSRIEGEFILSLNEKYSEYQSIQNFNKGIVLDKGGLNGNEISTQVSAFTSLARVIHEMPDAKTNDIIIRKDQQNKNVYVNHGYLFVTRNLFIESLNELEWNVTDEIRLIHDFKCYKALSEYGDYTIIAWFAPEIPFSDGSYTFGGLPGLILELYDEQRLHHFTIHKVDNNPSLLLVDRWQNSAGKFGIKTSKKIIKEIGKKRKLVELGYNLEDDQLSRFFGQPTSPYPLIEDFTSEKKDELLIKYSLYDNLLFKFYKLEKIQ comes from the coding sequence ATGAAATATTATTTCACTTCTATATTTTTCTTTTTTTCTTTTTGTTATACATCTGCTCAAGAGGGTAAAAAAGGAAATGCAAAACTCCTTTGTTATTATACTCATTCATTTCAACCTTGGCAAAATGATACAAGTAGAATAGAAGGAGAGTTTATTTTAAGTTTAAATGAAAAATATTCTGAGTATCAATCTATTCAAAATTTTAATAAAGGTATTGTTTTAGATAAAGGAGGATTAAATGGTAATGAAATATCAACTCAAGTTAGTGCATTTACTTCTTTAGCAAGAGTTATTCATGAAATGCCAGATGCTAAAACGAATGATATAATTATAAGGAAAGATCAACAAAATAAGAATGTATATGTGAATCATGGTTATTTGTTTGTAACAAGGAATTTATTTATTGAATCATTAAACGAATTAGAATGGAATGTAACAGATGAAATACGATTAATTCATGATTTTAAATGTTATAAAGCGCTGAGTGAATATGGAGATTATACAATTATTGCATGGTTTGCACCAGAAATTCCTTTTTCAGATGGTTCATATACTTTTGGTGGGCTACCTGGTTTAATTTTAGAACTTTATGATGAACAAAGATTACATCATTTCACGATACACAAAGTAGATAATAATCCTTCATTACTATTAGTAGATAGATGGCAAAATAGTGCAGGAAAATTTGGTATAAAAACATCAAAAAAAATTATAAAAGAGATTGGTAAAAAAAGAAAATTAGTGGAATTAGGTTATAATTTAGAAGATGATCAATTATCTCGATTTTTTGGTCAACCAACTAGTCCATACCCATTAATTGAAGATTTTACGTCAGAAAAAAAAGATGAGTTATTAATAAAATATTCTCTTTATGATAATCTTCTTTTCAAGTTTTATAAACTAGAGAAAATACAATAA
- a CDS encoding NADH:flavin oxidoreductase/NADH oxidase family protein codes for MNILNNEMVLPNGTILSNRIAKSAMSENLSTKEHSPTPVLIEAYKKWAQSGAGLLISGNIMIDSKAIGEPRNVVVENRNNFELLQEWAKSVEGTKSQLWAQINHPGRQAMEQINSELKAPSAVPLKSGGRKDISKKLPIALDENEILAIIEAFGNTSIILKDAGFSGVQIHGAHGYLVSQFLSPDANVRTDKWGGSLENRARFVIEVYRNIRAKVGSDFPIGIKLNSADFQKGGFTEEESMEVVKLLSKEGIDLIEISGGTYEAPAMMGKQKKSTIKREVYFMDYIQKARKITTTPLMLTGGFRTTAVMKEAISSNQLDIIGIARPFAVYPTIGHEIMNESRTSFTTDIKKTGVKAIDGAMNIIWYESQIKRLGQGKLPKPDLNPWGVFLKYFWLILEKKF; via the coding sequence ATGAACATATTAAATAACGAAATGGTTTTGCCAAATGGTACTATTTTAAGTAATAGGATTGCCAAATCAGCAATGAGTGAAAACTTATCAACTAAAGAGCATAGCCCAACCCCAGTTCTAATAGAGGCTTATAAAAAATGGGCACAAAGTGGTGCAGGATTACTGATTTCGGGGAATATTATGATTGACTCAAAAGCGATTGGGGAGCCAAGAAATGTAGTTGTTGAGAATCGGAATAATTTTGAATTACTTCAGGAGTGGGCAAAAAGCGTAGAGGGTACAAAATCGCAGTTATGGGCTCAAATAAATCATCCTGGAAGACAGGCAATGGAGCAAATTAATAGTGAACTGAAAGCCCCTTCTGCAGTTCCTTTAAAATCTGGAGGAAGAAAAGATATATCTAAGAAACTACCTATAGCTTTAGATGAAAATGAGATTTTAGCTATTATTGAGGCATTTGGAAACACTTCTATCATTTTAAAAGATGCAGGTTTTTCTGGTGTTCAAATTCATGGAGCACACGGTTATTTGGTAAGTCAGTTTTTATCTCCAGATGCTAATGTAAGAACAGATAAATGGGGTGGTAGTTTAGAAAATAGAGCTCGATTTGTGATCGAAGTTTACAGAAATATAAGAGCAAAAGTAGGAAGTGATTTTCCTATAGGAATTAAATTGAACTCCGCTGATTTTCAAAAAGGAGGGTTTACGGAGGAAGAATCTATGGAAGTAGTCAAACTTCTTTCTAAAGAAGGAATTGATTTAATCGAAATTTCTGGAGGCACTTATGAAGCTCCTGCAATGATGGGTAAACAGAAGAAAAGTACCATAAAAAGAGAGGTCTATTTTATGGACTATATTCAGAAAGCTAGAAAAATAACAACTACTCCTTTAATGTTAACAGGTGGATTTCGTACAACTGCTGTAATGAAAGAAGCAATTAGTTCTAATCAATTGGATATTATTGGAATTGCCCGCCCATTTGCTGTATATCCTACTATTGGACATGAAATAATGAACGAAAGCCGAACAAGTTTTACTACAGATATTAAAAAAACAGGAGTAAAAGCCATTGATGGGGCAATGAACATAATCTGGTATGAGTCTCAAATAAAACGTTTAGGGCAGGGTAAATTACCTAAGCCTGATTTAAATCCTTGGGGAGTATTTCTAAAGTATTTTTGGTTAATCTTAGAGAAGAAATTTTAG
- a CDS encoding SRPBCC family protein, producing the protein MNKLKLKAVGVTSISTIFLLAFGIYFIESYGALVFIFSPFLMGFLPSYIILKSGEKIKKRALFFLSLQVLGVIILIILLIKMEGLICILMTSPLILICQWIGVGSAMMIMNRVTPKNINLLLIILGFVFSGFDYSNKESNQILTPITTTVVINAPIEKIWDEVIAFGTIAEPEELLFKTGISYPINAKIKGEGVGAIRYCNFTTGSFVEPITKWEKPTKLSFSVTSQPTPMHELNPFWEIQPPHLNGYFLSKKGEFNLKSISAYKTELSGTTWYTLNIKPLFYWGIWTNYILHSIHERVLNHIKQKTEASTTM; encoded by the coding sequence ATGAACAAACTTAAACTAAAAGCAGTTGGGGTAACTTCTATAAGTACAATTTTTTTGTTAGCATTTGGAATCTATTTCATTGAAAGTTATGGTGCTCTAGTATTCATTTTTTCACCCTTCCTAATGGGTTTCCTCCCTTCATATATAATTTTGAAATCAGGAGAAAAAATAAAGAAAAGAGCATTGTTTTTCTTATCTCTACAAGTTTTAGGAGTTATTATTTTGATTATACTATTAATCAAAATGGAAGGATTAATATGTATTTTAATGACATCTCCATTGATTTTAATTTGTCAATGGATTGGAGTTGGTTCAGCAATGATGATTATGAATAGAGTGACGCCTAAAAATATCAACTTATTATTAATAATTCTCGGTTTTGTTTTTAGTGGATTCGATTATTCAAATAAAGAATCAAATCAAATACTAACGCCTATCACTACAACTGTAGTTATAAATGCACCTATTGAAAAAATTTGGGATGAAGTAATTGCATTCGGTACAATTGCTGAACCAGAAGAGTTATTATTTAAAACAGGTATATCTTATCCTATTAATGCAAAAATTAAAGGAGAAGGTGTTGGCGCTATTAGATACTGTAATTTTACGACAGGTAGTTTTGTAGAACCAATTACAAAATGGGAAAAACCAACAAAACTATCTTTTTCAGTAACAAGTCAACCGACACCAATGCATGAGTTAAATCCATTTTGGGAGATTCAGCCACCTCACTTGAATGGATATTTTCTTTCAAAAAAAGGAGAGTTTAACTTAAAATCTATATCAGCTTACAAAACAGAATTGTCAGGCACAACTTGGTATACTTTAAATATTAAGCCTCTATTTTATTGGGGAATTTGGACAAATTATATTTTACATAGCATTCATGAACGTGTCTTAAATCACATTAAACAAAAAACTGAAGCATCAACAACAATGTAA